In Sardina pilchardus chromosome 8, fSarPil1.1, whole genome shotgun sequence, a genomic segment contains:
- the htr7c gene encoding 5-hydroxytryptamine receptor 7: MLNFSVVDTFKSDKNDSELSSTIVRPSFNAITTGNLSIMQNNKSCEEQLTDFDTVEKIFIGTMLTIITAVTVMGNTLVVIAVCVVKKLRQPSNYLLVSLAVADLSVALVVMPFVIVTDLTGGKWRFGPVFCNIFIGMDVMCCTASIMTLCVISVDRYLGITRPLTYPARQNGQLMAKMIFGVWLVSASITLPPFCGWAKNVYEGDVCLISQDLGYTIYSTAVAFYIPMLVMLVMYYKIFRAARKSGAKHRSMHFSERHAEPLATVAGGGGGEALKMQGLKGPVASGVAEECAALSRLLSRERHNISIFKREQKAATTLGVIVGVFGVCWLPFFTLTTVRPFVCGDDGGGCGCVPVWLERTLLWLGYANSLMNPFIYAFFNRDLRSTYRDLLRCRYRNINRRLSAVGVHEALKV; this comes from the exons ATGTTAAATTTTTCAGTTGTCGATACTTTTAAAAGCGATAAGAATGATTCTGAACTTTCCAGCACCATCGTACGCCCAAGCTTCAACGCTATTACGACGGGAAACCTCTCCATCATGCAGAACAACAAATCGTGCGAGGAGCAATTAACCGACTTTGACACGGTGGAGAAAATATTCATTGGGACTATGCTGACTATCATCACAGCGGTCACAGTGATGGGAAACACTCTGGTGGTGATTGCTGTGTGCGTGGTTAAAAAACTGCGCCAACCATCAAACTATCTGTTGGTATCTCTGGCAGTAGCAGACCTCTCTGTGGCGCTTGTAGTTATGCCCTTTGTTATAGTAACAGACTTGACTGGAGGCAAATGGCGTTTTGGCCCCGTGTTTTGCAACATCTTTATCGGAATGGATGTTATGTGTTGTACGGCCTCTATAATGACTTTGTGTGTTATCAGCGTGGACAG GTATCTGGGCATCACCCGACCCTTGACCTACCCGGCCCGTCAGAACGGCCAGCTGATGGCCAAGATGATCTTCGGCGTGTGGCTGGTGTCGGCGTCCATCACGCTGCCGCCGTTCTGCGGCTGGGCCAAGAACGTGTACGAGGGCGACGTGTGCCTGATCAGCCAGGACCTGGGCTACACCATCTACTCCACAGCCGTGGCCTTCTACATCCCCATGCTGGTCATGCTGGTCATGTACTACAAGATCTTCAGGGCGGCGCGCAAGAGCGGCGCCAAGCACCGCTCCATGCACTTCTCCGAGCGCCACGCCGAGCCGCTGGCCACGGtggcgggcggcggcggcggcgaggcGCTGAAGATGCAGGGCCTGAAGGGGCCGGTGGCGTCGGGCGTGGCCGAGGAGTGCGCGGCGCTCTCGCGGCTCCTGAGCCGCGAGCGCCACAACATCTCCATCTTCAAGCGCGAGCAGAAGGCGGCCACCACGCTGGGCGTGATCGTGGGCGTCTTCGGCGTCTGCTGGCTGCCCTTCTTCACGCTGACCACCGTGCGGCCGTTCGTCTGCGGCGACGACGGCGGCGGCTGCGGCTGCGTGCCCGTCTGGCTGGAGCGCACGCTCCTGTGGCTGGGCTACGCCAACTCGCTCATGAACCCCTTCATCTACGCCTTCTTCAACCGCGACCTGCGCTCCACCTACCGCGACCTGCTGCGCTGCCGCTACCGCAACATCAACCGCCGCCTGTCAGCGGTGGGGGTGCACGAGGCACTAAAAGTGTAG